The genomic stretch AGGCTTAAAGGTCCAAATCCCGCTAAACCCAGGGCTTTGCCAGATAAACAGCCTGCTTTGCGAAGGCAGCCCGTTTGTGAAAACACAATTAGCAAACCCTGTAATCTGCACTAATTACCGGCCAGGGCCCCGAGCTCTCCCCTCCGGCTGCCGGCGGCGCGGGGACCATGGGGGACGCGGTGCCCGGGGGAcggcgcccgcccggggccccCTTCACCATCGAGTACCTGCTCTCGGAGCGGGGGGACGGGgcaccccgcagcccctctcccgccgccccgccggagCGCGGGGACAAGCCCTCGCAGTCCTACATCGCCCTCATCTCCACCGCCATCCTCTCCTCGCCGGAGAAGAAGCTGCTGCTCTCCGACATCTACCAGTGGATCATGGACAACTACCCCTACTTCAAGAACAAGGTGAGGGGCGGCCGTGCCGGAGCGGACGCCTTTCCTGGGCTTTTTCCCCCCGGTTTCAGTGCGGGTTTGGTGGGTTGGGGTGGGCAAACTGGGAGCTGAGCCCCGGGTGCTGGCGGCCGGTGGGGGACGGGGCTGGGCTTGACAGCACGGCTCAGCTGAGCCCAGTCCACCGGGAGAACACAGGTGCCGGCGTCCGGATCTCCGGACGGTTTCAAGTGGTGTCTCCGGGCGGGCCGGCTAGCGTTCACTCTGGTGCCTACTGACATCCCGGAGGTGCGTGGGGCGGGCGCGGGCTGGCTGACGGTGCCTCTCGGCCCAGGAGAAGAGCTGGCGCAACAGCGTCCGCCACAACCTCTCCCTTAACGAGTGCTTCGTCAAAGCCGGCCGCAGCGACAACGGCAAAGGCCACTTCTGGGCCATCCACCCCGCCAACCTGGAGGATTTCGCCAAAGGCGACTACCATCGccggcgggcccggcggcgcgTCCGCAGGTGAGCAGGGCCGGGAGGGGGTCCGGGGGGCGGATCTGGGGGGGTCGCAGCGGGGTTTGGGGCTCA from Pelecanus crispus isolate bPelCri1 chromosome 20, bPelCri1.pri, whole genome shotgun sequence encodes the following:
- the LOC142595486 gene encoding LOW QUALITY PROTEIN: forkhead box protein L2-like (The sequence of the model RefSeq protein was modified relative to this genomic sequence to represent the inferred CDS: inserted 1 base in 1 codon; deleted 2 bases in 1 codon) — protein: MGDAVPGGRRPPGAPFTIEYLLSERGDGAPRSPSPAAPPERGDKPSQSYIALISTAILSSPEKKLLLSDIYQWIMDNYPYFKNKEKSWRNSVRHNLSLNECFVKAGRSDNGKGHFWAIHPANLEDFAKGDYHRRRARRRVRRVNVGYYQPYALYGLGCCCPCCPPAXPQAPPGPARAAPPGPARRPPPLPARAPLGLGPRPRSPGPPPSPSPAPLPVAPPAQGHGCHDGAPQNEAYDTN